The DNA segment GGGGTGCAGTACGGCATTACGCTACCTTATGGACGAACCCAAGAAACTGAAGCCGATATTATGGGCATTGATTTGATGGCAAAAGCCGGTTTTAACCCTCAACAAAGCATCCAGTTATGGAAGAATATGGCAAAAGCATCGGGTGGCAGTCAACCACCAGAGTTGTTGTCCACACATCCTTCTCATAATACGCGCATTCAAGACTTAACGGCTGAAATTCAAAAACTGCCCAAATACTCAACACAAGCGCCCAATTGCCAAGCGTGATTGATGATGCCCAAGTAAAAGAAAGGGAAACCGTCGCTGGTTTCCCTTTCTATATCTAAATTATGTGAACAAAGAATCTGAGTCTTGTGCTATTAAGTCTTATGAAACTAAGACTTACGAAAGCTAGTCTTGTGAAATTTTTTGGTGTCCTTGTTCTAAATGGACAAAATCGACCAGATCATCCCCACTCACCTGAAATGCCTGCCCAAATCCTTTGACAAACAAACCTTGTTTTGGCGTTAAACAAAATATTTTGAAATCTTCTAACTGACTTAACCCTGCAATAATCTCACCAAAGCGTTGTTCCATCTCAGTGATAACATTATTCCACTCATCGCCATTGCGCTCGACAATGCTTGCCACAGCATCAAAGGTCAGACGTTTACGAGCAAACAATTGTTTCGATTGATCTTCATCTTCAATGAGCATTAAAGATACTTGCGGATTAGCAATCAGGTTACGAGCATGACGAGCAATTTCAGAAATGAGCACATAGT comes from the Vibrio gangliei genome and includes:
- the hutZ gene encoding heme utilization protein HutZ, which gives rise to MATLSAPNDTTTENSQSQANVKQERLQNRLGPEIQEFRQERKTIQLATVDTEGKPNVSYAPFVVNTSGYYVLISEIARHARNLIANPQVSLMLIEDEDQSKQLFARKRLTFDAVASIVERNGDEWNNVITEMEQRFGEIIAGLSQLEDFKIFCLTPKQGLFVKGFGQAFQVSGDDLVDFVHLEQGHQKISQD